ATGACAGCCGTTGATCGTTTGATGTTTATGTGGGGAGGTGTGGGCCCCAGTGGCGGTCACCGCCACAACTGACGGAGTCAGGTGGAGGGAGTCACGGCGTTCACATGGTGTTGAAAGGTCAAGGATCCTCGTGGGTCCATTAATCATCtataagaaattatataacatataacatagaaaaggaaaaatatatatattggtagAGCAGTCAAATCTAATAATAGTTAGTgttgataaatttttataatcttcCAAAAATTGGTATTTATGAGCAAAATCTTGTCTGAGTTGGAGGAGAATGTCTATTAGAGTAGACAAGAAGTGTTTGGTCGAGACTGTGTACAACTGCACATGACAGGGCAAATGCGTGGCGCATGACGACGCTTGAACAGTCTTGCTTGTGATAAAGATCATATCTTCCTGTTTGTGGACTTCTTACAGTGAACTGCATTTCCATCCGAATAATTACCGATACACGAAAGCGATCGGCCGTGGTTATGAGAAGCAAATAGGAAATAAGCTTTAGCGCAATTGTTGGACAAGTTCAAGCCCAAGCCCGAATTGGTGAATTATAATCAGCGCAGTTCAAGCTTCAAAAGGCCTAAAATGGCCCGCAGGGATGAGTCCAATCCATCCTAATCCCCGTATTAGCTGTAATCGGAATTACACCAGTTGGCCGACGAGGATCGGTTTGGGACGACTGATCATTGGATTCATTAGTTAGGGTCTGGTTCTCGAGCAAAGCCTGTGGTAGCTACTGAGCTCAATTCAGTTGCCGCTCGAGCTCGACTCAATATATATCTTTGAGGTGGATCGAAGCTTTTCGGTCCAGCACAAGCCAAGTTCAAACATACTACCCTGAGACTGAGAGGCCAGTTGAGCTTCTCCTATATGACCCGTTTAAAAGTACATCCTCTTTTAGCGCTTTTTTTCAGGTCGAATCGAGCTTGAGCCTAGCAGTAATCAAGGTCGACTCGACTTAACTACACTCTTCGCCAACATTGCAATACACGGAATGCAGAATTGTTACTGAAAGTTCTATTATTTCTTAGAACTGAATGTTTACATGCTCACAATTTCCACGAGACAGAATAAGACCTAAGGAAAGGGACAAACTTCTTCAAGTGTTAACTTCTCATACATGTTCCGTCCGATGAAATGAAATCACCATTCCCCTATTTCATTCCTTACGAATCCATCGACCCGGACATGCAATAGGAGTCTATACTTTGAAGATGACAGCCACCTGAACTTCACACATACGTCACAAGACGACAATTACACAAACTAGTGATACATCTTCTTACTGTCATATCCGACATTATTCGCGTGGGACGATTGCCTGAGCGCCTTCTGAGGACAAGCAGCATTGTCCAACAAGTGTTAAGACGAATTTCACCATAAGGGACTCTTCAATCAGAAATGTTAGAAGCGCATTTAGTCGTGTTATGTATACACCCATCTTGCAGGAATGGGGCGAGGCACAGATCTGTTCGTTGTGGCAGACCAGTTCTGGCTCCGAGAGCTCTACAGCAAGAAGCCGCCTGCAAATGGGCCAGCATTAGAAACTGTTTTAAGACAAGTTCATCTCCTCCAGTACAGAACGCGTGCTTTCACAATGGATGTGCAGGCGTGAGGACTTCTTCAGGGAAAGATGGTTAAGTAGCATACCAAGTTTTTGTCTTCCGACTTATCATAAGAAGCATAAGATGTGCTTGTTTACATTGATTTCTCTTCCGTGAGTATAAATAGTTGTCAGAAGCCAAAACGAGATGTTGTATAAAGATTCTTCCTGAAGATTATGTCTCGGCGAATTAATTCGACTTCGTTTTGTCTTAAGGCCAAAGTAAAATGAACAGGAAAAGGCGAATGGTAGTCTACTTACCACTTTTGCACAGGAAAAGGCGAATGGTAGTCTACTTACCACTTTTGCAGCGAACGGCAACATTTTTTCGGGTGGCATTTCAGCACAGAGACCTGCAATAAACGGTGAATACTAATGATGTAACAGGCTATTTCCAAGTCATCGTACATATAGGTTCAGTCCGATGTTTCCAGTCCATTCTTTTGACAAAAAGAGTAGAAGTTCAAATTAGTACCATAGAGGACGGCTCCGATAAAAGCATCACCGGCACCAGTCGTGTCGATTAATTCAGAAGGCGGTATCTTCTCCGCTGTTCCCAAGAATAATTTCCCGTGCACTGTTCCGATTCCTTCTGCTCTCATGCTCACCACTTCCTGGAAAGGAGACGTAAAACGTGTAAACAATTGTCAGGCAAAGTTCGTCGCAGCAAATTTATTCCTCGTCAGGAACAATATATTATTACCCGGAAGCAGAATTCATAGGGGAATTACGTATTAAGCTAAAGTAGTAGATGAGCCAAAACACAACCAAAACGGTGCTTTTGTCCATAGCTTTAGAATGTACTCCGCTGGACTCTGGGCAGTCCAGTTCCTGGAAACCGGATAATCAAGTGTGCTTAATAGACCAACTAGTTCTCAGACAACTAGCTGGTTTTTGAACTGAATTTGTTCCCCATATTTCACTAAATTCAAACTCTTAGTCGATCTTTATGTGATTTTCAGAAATCCATTGGATCCAAAACAGCCGTCGACCCATGAACTGATAGCCCCGACGTTAGTGTATCTGGAATAGTGCTAAAAACCATGCTTTTTTTCTGAGATACTTAAGAGAAACATTACCGAAGAGATGCATATCGGGGCGGTAACTGTATTGTCTTTTCTTTGCTCCAGTGACCTTAGTAAGCTATCTACATCAACTTCTTCAGTTGGTGGCTGCTCTGCGAGATACAGATTCCACCATAAAATTCccgttagataagaaaatctAAAATACAAAAACTCAAGTTAAGGCATTTATTGGTGATGCTTAAATACTAAAATGTTTGGGGTTAAATAAAGAGCTCGCAGGCATACCAGTATCGATTCTCTCGAGCATTATGCAACCCATTGCACCCAAAGtcacaatcacaaatttcAACTTCGGCAACCTCAACAGCATCGAGACTAGAGCACTCCCGATCGTTGGGGCCTCTGTCCAAGCCTGTTCCAAAAAAGAACCAAAAAGACACAGTTCAATTATATTAAATGATCAGTGAAACCAGAAGGGGAAAAATAGATAATCTTGCAGGCATGGAATGGAGCTTTTGTACTGAATCTCGCGGAACAAAGAATCGTGAATTACCTGCGGAAATTTCGCTGCACAAACAGCGTAACGAGCTAAGACCAAAATATCATATAAtccttctctcttcttttctgCGTCTAGCAGAATAGGTATATTCCTCCGTGCAGCCTGCACTGGATGAATAACATAATTAGAGTGGACTTTCATACTTGCAAGAGATTTAAAGCGAGACTCTTAATAGAAAATACTAAAATCAAATTGTACATCTTATCTGCATGAAAACTTAGACTAATCATAAACCTTGCACGACAACCTTACAGGTGGATTCACTaacaaaaacgaaaaagaGTAATCATTGGTGAAGAAAATATGAGCAGTTAAGATGGTTACTACCTCTCGCGCGACAAAGGCAGCGGTGTAAGTCAACCTCCCATCGAAATAGACAACACTTGCACCTCTCATTGCATCTTCCAAGTTAGATGGGGAAAGATCATCTGGTTGCAGGGGAGGATGTCCCGGGGTGAAAATGCAAGTCCGGGTGTTCCTGGAGACAACATAGTTAATCGGCCACTCGACATTGCAGCCATTATGGTTTGTAGAATATTCTAGGCAAAGTCAACCGGTTAAGGTAGGTTAAGTATTCATATGACTACATCTGCAGGAAAATAAAGGACTTGTCTAAAGAGTATGCTTGGGGAATTTGTTAAGTGATATTAACTTGCACCGTTGCATGTTGATTGGTAATTTGTATCAACAAATGCGATCTTCTAGAATAAGGATGGGCATGTTCTAAAAGATTGCATTTGTCAATAGAAACTACCAACCTGAGGGTATATTAATACCTCTCCAAAAGATGCCGTGTGCTAAACAAACCGAAAATCAAACTGTCCCATTGGACAATAAATAACCAAGTTGGATAAAATCGAATTAACTAGTGTCGGGAAATTTTCAATTCGGAATACTGAAGAAAttcagtttatttatttatttttatttttttaatttttttttatgacttTGGCTTTCTTGAGGAAAAAAGGCGTGGCTTCGTGTCTTGTAGTAGTTCCATTTAATTTtccttaaaattaaaatgttctCGAGATAGGAAATGATCTCACGTTTTCTGATCAACAATAACATAGGAAAACGGTGTCACGCCCTCCTTAGCCACCTGGAGAAAAGGGTATTTCTCATTAGAGAAAAGATCATTGCTTACTTAAGATAAATGTCGTTTTTATCTTAGTCGTTTTTATCAGTGTTGAGTTCAGGGTCATTCTCAAAGCCGAACGTTGCcgtcgaaaaaaaaaaagacttctTTCATGGATGACggtcataatatatattcattcctCCATAACAAGCATGGTATCATGTCCATAAGCTTACCACGAGAAAAGAAGTATCTACGCCATCGGCTTCTAGTTCCCTCAGTATGCTTGAGCCGGGCATGTCGTCGGCAATCTAGTGAATACATGACATTTCAAAGACTCACTGTTAATCACCAGTTGAGGTACCATAAGAaatttgttgggtatccctccaatttggaggaagttggtcTCAAATCGTGTTGGGCTTTTATTGGGATTTAATAGGCCCAATGACCCACCTTTGTAGGGTTAATTTTCAGTAAAATAGCTGAGCAAAGGGCGGCAGAACAGACGGCTTCAGATCAGTACAGCGAAGCAGCAGAACAGCAGAATACAGAGAAGCAGCAGCGCAGTTTTTCTGTCCGACCAGCtagagatcaaacctcgatcgggaaatcaaacgaactccgatcgAGACAAAAATTTGGCAGCTGCTTCACCACAAGTGGGGCtaagttctgaacggtcagaatttctattcgagctctgtaggtacTGTTTCAGCTAACTTTGTAATTTACCTgttgtgggtgacgaatttcggtgtttgggtgatccaagagagtgtgtctcttgagtttggtgatccaagggtttactcttgatgaaaaatattatgtaatcTTCATTGATGGTGGATCATTGATTTGGAGTTAGTCCTGTGGTTTTCCCAACATCAGGGTTTTCCACATAAAAttcttggttttttttttctttattgcttGTTGGTTAATTTGATTGGTTCCTATCTTGATTATACTAGTAGGAGAGGAatattaatcgctgcgttgtTGTTTGGCCGAGCACACCCTACCCAACAAGTGATATCAGAGcctcgggttagagaagtttgagttttttggtgttttcgagatggaggagtctacatgatctatgttcaagttcaatgcaaccaactactctatatggaagtctcagatggaggatcttctattttgcaggaacttgtacgatcccattgaaggggattcgGCGAAACcaaaagataaggatgacaaggcttgaGAACGTGCAAATCGAAAAACTATTAGTTTGATTTagcagtggatagacaatagtatttatcatcatattGCTTAGGAGACAAATGcgaaagctttgtgggataagTTGGCAAATCCCTATACAAGGAAGACACTGCAAAATAAGGCCTTTCTCGTGAAGAAACTTGTTCATCTCCGTTATtaggatggaggtgatatggctgtgcacatgagtaatttctaGGATATTGTTAACCAGTTAACGAATTTGGAGATAATACCACTtgatgagttgcaggcttgtctacttttagggactctacctgataattgggacacacttgtggttgcattGAGCAATTCTACACCAAATGGGAAGTTATCGTTGGCCACGATGACAaacagtttatttaatgaaagGCTCTGGGATTTCCATTCggtctgaagctttggttactgaacaacaagagagaagtcaaagcagaaattcTTCTTCCAAGCATGGTAACTCACGTGAAAAATCGAGGGGTAGATCtgagtcgaagacgaggaagggagtcacttgctatcactgtggcAAAGCGGGACattacaaaagggagtgtgGAGCACCGAAGAGAAATCAGAATGGCAGCAGTGAGAGTAAGGAGGAAGACGGCACTACAGTAGTGGCATTTGATTGAGAGACCTACATTGTTTGTGATGAAGCCTATGTGAATCTCACGTctcaggactctacctggttgcagatacaggtgtctcgtttcatgtcactcctcatcgggatttcttctcattttACACTACCGaggactatggttatgtgagaatgagAAATTGACtgtcatgcaagattgtcggtattggtgatgtctgtctagagaccgagcttggctgcaagttgtttctgaagaaggtgaggcatgtttcagcaattcgccttaacctaatcttGACGGGTCAACCTGTTGATAAATGCTACAGTAATGAATTTAGCagtgggagatggaagctctcaaAGGGTTCTTTAATTGTGGCACGGGGTTAGAAGACCaacactctctacaggctgcAGGCTAGGCACAACTCCAGTCAAGTTAATGTTGTTaaggattatcctatcgaaCTATGGCATACGAGACAtgggcatatcagcgagaaaggtattcacATTATTGCTAGAAAGCAATCTTTGCCTGTcaaaggtatgcacttgagcacttgtgatcatTGTTTAACTGGTAAGgagaggagagtttcttttgttagaagttgTCCATGTAGATgcgatcatatacttgatattgtgcatactgatgtttgtttcatATCGGATAGAACTCTTGGTGGTACTAtctattttgtgacctttatagatgatcatatgactgagattttcaagaacttccatgtagcagtggaaaagaaaaacatgcatgaagctgaaatgtgttagagctgataatggtggtgagtataggggtccttttgagaactattgcaggactcacaggatcaaacttgagaagacagTACCAAAGATACCATAACAGAATGGGCTTGCATAGTGGATGAACCGCATAATTGTTGAGAgggttcgttgtatgctttttTAGGTGAAACTGTTTAAGTCTTTTTGGGGCGAGGTAATAAGGACAAcgattgatcttattaatcttacaccgtcagttaCACTGGATGGATATGTACCACAACAGGTATGGATCCGTAAGGAAATATTGTACAAGCATCTCAGAATCTTTGGGTGCAGAGCATCTGTTCACGTTCCTTGAGATGAAAGATCGAAGCTTAATGCTAAGGAAAAACAATacatcttcttgggttatgcgtatgaagagttcgggtacaggttttgggaccctgatagtAGGAAAATCATCAGAATCA
Above is a window of Punica granatum isolate Tunisia-2019 chromosome 7, ASM765513v2, whole genome shotgun sequence DNA encoding:
- the LOC116212733 gene encoding ribokinase-like isoform X6; this translates as MASHSLPPLPKQRIIVGFGGTCLDYLAVVANFPKPDDKCRSRSMKMQGGGDAANTLTCAARLDLNPRLISKIADDMPGSSILRELEADGVDTSFLVVAKEGVTPFSYVIVDQKTNTRTCIFTPGHPPLQPDDLSPSNLEDAMRGASVVYFDGRLTYTAAFVAREAARRNIPILLDAEKKREGLYDILVLARYAVCAAKFPQAWTEAPTIGSALVSMLLRLPKLKFVIVTLGAMGCIMLERIDTEQPPTEEVDVDSLLRSLEQRKDNTVTAPICISSEVVSMRAEGIGTVHGKLFLGTAEKIPPSELIDTTGAGDAFIGAVLYGLCAEMPPEKMLPFAAKVAASCCRALGARTGLPQRTDLCLAPFLQDGCIHNTTKCASNISD
- the LOC116212733 gene encoding ribokinase-like isoform X3 → MASHSLPPLPKQRIIVGFGGTCLDYLAVVANFPKPDDKCRSRSMKMQGGGDAANTLTCAARLDLNPRLISKIADDMPGSSILRELEADGVDTSFLVVAKEGVTPFSYVIVDQKTNTRTCIFTPGHPPLQPDDLSPSNLEDAMRGASVVYFDGRLTYTAAFVAREAARRNIPILLDAEKKREGLYDILVLARYAVCAAKFPQAWTEAPTIGSALVSMLLRLPKLKFVIVTLGAMGCIMLERIDTEQPPTEEVDVDSLLRSLEQRKDNTVTAPICISSEVVSMRAEGIGTVHGKLFLGTAEKIPPSELIDTTGAGDAFIGAVLYGLCAEMPPEKMLPFAAKVVSRLPFAFSCAKVAASCCRALGARTGLPQRTDLCLAPFLQDGCIHNTTKCASNISD
- the LOC116212733 gene encoding 5-dehydro-2-deoxygluconokinase-like isoform X7, which produces MKMQGGGDAANTLTCAARLDLNPRLISKIADDMPGSSILRELEADGVDTSFLVVAKEGVTPFSYVIVDQKTNTRTCIFTPGHPPLQPDDLSPSNLEDAMRGASVVYFDGRLTYTAAFVAREAARRNIPILLDAEKKREGLYDILVLARYAVCAAKFPQAWTEAPTIGSALVSMLLRLPKLKFVIVTLGAMGCIMLERIDTEQPPTEEVDVDSLLRSLEQRKDNTVTAPICISSEVVSMRAEGIGTVHGKLFLGTAEKIPPSELIDTTGAGDAFIGAVLYGLCAEMPPEKMLPFAAKVVSRLPFAFSCAKVVSRLPFAFSCSFYFGLKTKRSRINSPRHNLQEESLYNISFWLLTTIYTHGREINVNKHILCFL
- the LOC116212733 gene encoding 5-dehydro-2-deoxygluconokinase-like isoform X2; its protein translation is MGAVGFGGTCLDYLAVVANFPKPDDKCRSRSMKMQGGGDAANTLTCAARLDLNPRLISKIADDMPGSSILRELEADGVDTSFLVVAKEGVTPFSYVIVDQKTNTRTCIFTPGHPPLQPDDLSPSNLEDAMRGASVVYFDGRLTYTAAFVAREAARRNIPILLDAEKKREGLYDILVLARYAVCAAKFPQAWTEAPTIGSALVSMLLRLPKLKFVIVTLGAMGCIMLERIDTEQPPTEEVDVDSLLRSLEQRKDNTVTAPICISSEVVSMRAEGIGTVHGKLFLGTAEKIPPSELIDTTGAGDAFIGAVLYGLCAEMPPEKMLPFAAKVVSRLPFAFSCAKVVSRLPFAFSCSFYFGLKTKRSRINSPRHNLQEESLYNISFWLLTTIYTHGREINVNKHILCFL
- the LOC116212733 gene encoding ribokinase-like isoform X8 produces the protein MASHSLPPLPKQRIIVGFGGTCLDYLAVVANFPKPDDKCRSRSMKMQGGGDAANTLTCAARLDLNPRLISKIADDMPGSSILRELEADGVDTSFLVVAKEGVTPFSYVIVDQKTNTRTCIFTPGHPPLQPDDLSPSNLEDAMRGASVVYFDGRLTYTAAFVAREAARRNIPILLDAEKKREGLYDILVLARYAVCAAKFPQAWTEAPTIGSALVSMLLRLPKLKFVIVTLGAMGCIMLERIDTEQPPTEEVDVDSLLRSLEQRKDNTVTAPICISSEVVSMRAEGIGTVHGKLFLGTAEKIPPSELIDTTGAGDAFIGAVLYGLCAEMPPEKMLPFAAKVEESLYNISFWLLTTIYTHGREINVNKHILCFL
- the LOC116212733 gene encoding uncharacterized protein LOC116212733 isoform X4 yields the protein MASHSLPPLPKQRIIVGFGGTCLDYLAVVANFPKPDDKCRSRSMKMQGGGDAANTLTCAARLDLNPRLISKVAKEGVTPFSYVIVDQKTNTRTCIFTPGHPPLQPDDLSPSNLEDAMRGASVVYFDGRLTYTAAFVAREAARRNIPILLDAEKKREGLYDILVLARYAVCAAKFPQAWTEAPTIGSALVSMLLRLPKLKFVIVTLGAMGCIMLERIDTEQPPTEEVDVDSLLRSLEQRKDNTVTAPICISSEVVSMRAEGIGTVHGKLFLGTAEKIPPSELIDTTGAGDAFIGAVLYGLCAEMPPEKMLPFAAKVVSRLPFAFSCAKVVSRLPFAFSCSFYFGLKTKRSRINSPRHNLQEESLYNISFWLLTTIYTHGREINVNKHILCFL
- the LOC116212733 gene encoding 5-dehydro-2-deoxygluconokinase-like isoform X1, which encodes MASHSLPPLPKQRIIVGFGGTCLDYLAVVANFPKPDDKCRSRSMKMQGGGDAANTLTCAARLDLNPRLISKIADDMPGSSILRELEADGVDTSFLVVAKEGVTPFSYVIVDQKTNTRTCIFTPGHPPLQPDDLSPSNLEDAMRGASVVYFDGRLTYTAAFVAREAARRNIPILLDAEKKREGLYDILVLARYAVCAAKFPQAWTEAPTIGSALVSMLLRLPKLKFVIVTLGAMGCIMLERIDTEQPPTEEVDVDSLLRSLEQRKDNTVTAPICISSEVVSMRAEGIGTVHGKLFLGTAEKIPPSELIDTTGAGDAFIGAVLYGLCAEMPPEKMLPFAAKVVSRLPFAFSCAKVVSRLPFAFSCSFYFGLKTKRSRINSPRHNLQEESLYNISFWLLTTIYTHGREINVNKHILCFL
- the LOC116212733 gene encoding uncharacterized protein LOC116212733 isoform X9 yields the protein MASHSLPPLPKQRIIVGFGGTCLDYLAVVANFPKPDDKCRSRSMKMQGGGDAANTLTCAARLDLNPRLISKAARRNIPILLDAEKKREGLYDILVLARYAVCAAKFPQAWTEAPTIGSALVSMLLRLPKLKFVIVTLGAMGCIMLERIDTEQPPTEEVDVDSLLRSLEQRKDNTVTAPICISSEVVSMRAEGIGTVHGKLFLGTAEKIPPSELIDTTGAGDAFIGAVLYGLCAEMPPEKMLPFAAKVVSRLPFAFSCAKVVSRLPFAFSCSFYFGLKTKRSRINSPRHNLQEESLYNISFWLLTTIYTHGREINVNKHILCFL
- the LOC116212733 gene encoding 5-dehydro-2-deoxygluconokinase-like isoform X5 — translated: MASHSLPPLPKQRIIVGFGGTCLDYLAVVANFPKPDDKCRSRSMKMQGGGDAANTLTCAARLDLNPRLISKIADDMPGSSILRELEADGVDTSFLVVAKEGVTPFSYVIVDQKTNTRTCIFTPGHPPLQPDDLSPSNLEDAMRGASVVYFDGRLTYTAAFVAREAARRNIPILLDAEKKREGLYDILVLARYAVCAAKFPQAWTEAPTIGSALVSMLLRLPKLKFVIVTLGAMGCIMLERIDTEQPPTEEVDVDSLLRSLEQRKDNTVTAPICISSEVVSMRAEGIGTVHGKLFLGTAEKIPPSELIDTTGAGDAFIGAVLYGLCAEMPPEKMLPFAAKVVSRLPFAFSCAKVEESLYNISFWLLTTIYTHGREINVNKHILCFL